A window from Streptomyces sp. NBC_00299 encodes these proteins:
- a CDS encoding Zn-dependent alcohol dehydrogenase, producing the protein MVRAAVLPQVGAPLKITDIELPDPGPGQVRVRLAAAGVCHSDLSLSNGTMRVPVPAVLGHEGAGTVVAVGEGVTHVAPGAQVVLNWAPSCGSCHACSLGEVWLCANALNGAADVYARTADGTDLHPGLNVAAFAEETVVSAGCVLPLPAGIPLTDAALLGCAVLTGYGAVHHSARVQPGETVAVYGVGGVGLAALQAARIAGAGRIVAVDVSPAKEELARAAGATDYVVASETTAREIRGLTDKQGVDVAVECVGRATTIRTAWDSTRRGGRTTVVGIGGKDQQVTFNALEIFHWGRTLAGCVYGNSDPARDVPVLAEHVRAGRLDLGALVTERIGLEGIPAAFENMLAGKGGRALVVF; encoded by the coding sequence GTGGTACGCGCAGCCGTCCTGCCCCAAGTGGGCGCCCCGCTGAAGATCACGGACATCGAGCTTCCCGACCCCGGCCCCGGCCAGGTCCGCGTCCGTCTCGCCGCCGCCGGGGTGTGCCACTCCGACCTGTCCCTGTCCAACGGCACCATGCGGGTGCCGGTCCCCGCCGTCCTCGGCCACGAGGGCGCCGGCACCGTCGTCGCCGTCGGCGAGGGCGTCACCCATGTCGCGCCCGGTGCCCAGGTCGTCCTCAACTGGGCCCCGTCCTGCGGTAGCTGCCATGCCTGCTCGCTCGGCGAGGTCTGGCTGTGCGCCAACGCCCTCAACGGCGCCGCCGACGTGTACGCCCGCACCGCCGACGGCACCGACCTCCACCCCGGCCTGAACGTCGCGGCGTTCGCCGAGGAGACGGTGGTGTCGGCGGGCTGCGTCCTGCCGCTCCCGGCCGGCATCCCCCTCACCGACGCCGCCCTCCTCGGCTGCGCGGTCCTCACCGGCTACGGCGCCGTCCACCACTCGGCGCGGGTCCAGCCCGGCGAGACGGTCGCGGTGTACGGCGTCGGGGGAGTGGGTCTCGCGGCACTCCAGGCGGCCCGTATCGCGGGTGCCGGACGCATCGTCGCGGTCGACGTCTCCCCGGCGAAGGAGGAACTGGCACGCGCGGCCGGGGCCACCGACTATGTGGTCGCCTCCGAGACCACCGCCCGCGAGATCCGGGGGCTGACCGACAAGCAGGGCGTGGACGTGGCCGTCGAGTGCGTGGGCCGCGCGACCACGATCCGCACGGCCTGGGACTCCACCCGCCGCGGCGGCCGCACCACGGTCGTCGGCATCGGCGGCAAGGACCAGCAGGTCACGTTCAACGCCCTCGAGATCTTCCACTGGGGCCGGACCCTCGCCGGCTGCGTCTACGGCAATTCCGACCCGGCGCGGGACGTGCCGGTCCTGGCCGAGCACGTACGGGCGGGCCGCCTGGACCTGGGCGCGCTCGTGACGGAACGGATCGGCCTGGAGGGCATCCCGGCGGCCTTCGAGAACATGCTCGCGGGGAAGGGCGGCAGGGCACTGGTGGTGTTCTAG
- a CDS encoding class F sortase, with translation MARRRRRRPWYRRRAYRLTRTAVLAAALVVVGVRCDHERPGVDTAAPGSPEASEVQSAGAGSGAGGAGADSRPGPTDPGAAAREASPPQPTRSETEVPPASAAGSPSPPFPSPADKGKAAKRPASPRPLPRSRATRLVIPYIGVDATLIDLRLDSERRLPAPPESEPEVAGWYADGPSPGEQGTAIAVGHLDTNTGPAVFGGLGELKRGKRIEVRRADGRSAVYKVDAIKSYEKDKFPNREVYGARSRPELRLITCGGNYDRRTGYSGNLVVFAHLAATREPRAAADKR, from the coding sequence ATGGCGCGTAGGAGGCGACGCAGGCCCTGGTACCGCAGGCGCGCCTACCGTCTGACGAGGACGGCCGTACTGGCCGCCGCGCTGGTGGTGGTCGGCGTCCGGTGCGACCACGAGCGGCCCGGAGTGGATACGGCCGCTCCGGGCTCCCCCGAGGCCTCCGAGGTCCAGTCCGCCGGCGCCGGTTCCGGTGCCGGCGGGGCGGGCGCCGACTCCCGTCCTGGCCCCACCGACCCGGGCGCCGCCGCCCGCGAGGCGTCGCCCCCGCAGCCCACTCGCTCCGAAACGGAGGTTCCGCCCGCAAGCGCGGCCGGCAGTCCCTCCCCGCCATTCCCGAGCCCCGCCGACAAGGGGAAGGCCGCCAAGCGCCCGGCCTCGCCCCGCCCCCTGCCCCGCTCCCGTGCGACCCGCCTCGTCATCCCATACATCGGCGTCGACGCCACCCTCATCGACCTGCGCCTCGACAGCGAGCGGCGACTGCCCGCGCCCCCCGAGAGCGAGCCCGAGGTGGCCGGCTGGTACGCCGACGGGCCGTCACCCGGTGAGCAGGGCACCGCCATCGCGGTCGGCCATCTCGACACGAACACCGGCCCGGCCGTCTTCGGCGGTCTCGGCGAGCTGAAGCGCGGCAAACGCATCGAGGTCCGGCGCGCCGACGGCCGGAGCGCCGTCTACAAGGTGGACGCCATCAAGTCGTACGAGAAGGACAAGTTCCCCAACCGGGAGGTGTACGGCGCCCGGAGCCGCCCCGAGCTGCGCCTGATCACCTGTGGCGGCAACTACGACCGCCGGACCGGCTACTCGGGCAACCTCGTCGTCTTCGCCCATCTCGCCGCGACCCGTGAGCCGCGCGCGGCGGCCGACAAGCGCTGA
- a CDS encoding MFS transporter, whose protein sequence is MAPGGNRGWLLRLVIAFSFAQGAVSMARPAVSYRALALGADERAIGVIAGVYALLPLFVAVPLGRRTDHGRCAPLLPVGVVLISGGCAMSGLADSLWAMAIWSGVMGLGHLCFVIGAQSLVARQSAPHEQDRNFGHFTIGASLGQLVGPIAAGALIGGRDMAGTSALALLVAGAGGAVALTSLWRIESRTASESGKEQGERVPVRRILRARGVPAGIFISLAVLSATDILTAYLPVVGEHRGIAPSVIGLLLSLRAAATIACRLVLTPLLRLLGRTLLLTVTCLLAALLCAGIALPVPVWALALILAVLGFCLGVGQPLSMTTVVQAAPDGARSTALALRLTGNRLGQVAAPASAGLIAGLAGVAAPFVMLGALLLLSAGVALRAPARPAGEAEDGGERGGARPALRRKSGI, encoded by the coding sequence ATGGCGCCCGGTGGGAACCGCGGCTGGCTGCTCCGCCTCGTCATCGCCTTCAGCTTCGCGCAGGGGGCGGTGTCGATGGCCCGGCCCGCCGTCTCCTACCGGGCCCTCGCGCTGGGCGCCGACGAGCGGGCGATCGGCGTGATCGCGGGGGTGTACGCCCTGCTCCCGCTATTCGTCGCCGTCCCGCTGGGCCGCCGCACCGACCACGGCCGCTGTGCGCCGCTGCTGCCCGTCGGTGTCGTCCTGATCTCCGGCGGCTGCGCCATGAGCGGCCTCGCGGACTCCCTGTGGGCGATGGCGATCTGGAGCGGGGTCATGGGCCTCGGCCACCTCTGCTTCGTCATCGGCGCCCAGTCGCTCGTGGCCCGCCAGTCCGCCCCGCACGAACAGGACCGCAACTTCGGCCACTTCACCATCGGCGCCTCGCTCGGGCAACTGGTCGGCCCGATCGCCGCGGGCGCGCTGATCGGCGGCCGGGACATGGCGGGGACCAGCGCACTCGCCCTGCTGGTGGCGGGTGCGGGCGGCGCGGTCGCGCTGACCTCGCTGTGGCGCATAGAGAGCCGTACCGCGTCCGAGTCCGGCAAGGAGCAGGGCGAGCGCGTCCCCGTCCGGCGCATCCTGCGCGCCCGGGGTGTGCCCGCCGGCATCTTCATCAGCCTCGCCGTGCTGTCCGCGACCGACATCCTCACCGCCTACCTCCCGGTGGTCGGCGAGCACCGCGGCATCGCCCCGTCCGTGATCGGCCTCCTGCTCAGCCTGCGAGCGGCGGCCACCATCGCCTGCCGCCTGGTCCTGACACCCCTGCTGCGGCTGCTCGGCCGGACCCTGCTGCTGACCGTGACCTGTCTGCTCGCGGCCCTGCTGTGCGCCGGGATCGCGCTGCCGGTGCCGGTGTGGGCGCTGGCTCTGATCCTGGCGGTGCTCGGCTTCTGCCTCGGCGTCGGGCAGCCGCTGTCCATGACGACGGTCGTCCAGGCGGCCCCCGACGGCGCCCGTTCCACGGCCCTCGCCCTGCGGCTGACCGGCAACCGCCTCGGGCAGGTCGCCGCGCCCGCGTCGGCGGGCCTGATAGCGGGCCTCGCGGGCGTGGCGGCGCCGTTCGTCATGCTGGGGGCGCTGTTGCTGCTGTCGGCCGGGGTCGCGCTGCGGGCGCCGGCGAGGCCGGCGGGGGAGGCGGAGGACGGCGGTGAGCGGGGCGGAGCCAGACCGGCATTGCGGCGAAAGAGTGGTATCTGA
- a CDS encoding CitMHS family transporter, with amino-acid sequence MLTILGFAMIATFLVLIMMKKMSPIAALVLIPALFCVFVGKGAKLGDYVLDGVTDLAPTAAMLMFAIVYFGVMIDVGLFDPIVRGILKFCKADPMRIVVGTAILAAIVSLDGDGSTTFMITVSAMYPLYKRLKMSLVVMTGVAAMANGVMNTLPWGGPTARAATALKLDASDIFVPMIPALAVGLVAVFVLSYFLGLRERKRLGVLTLDQVLVEDKAEEKETETVLVGAGSGSGSGASGTGKATGGAGSGTDAGDDDEEGDAERFQVLDPNRPTLRPKLYWFNALLTGALLTAMIMEWLPIPVLFLLGAALALTVNFPHIPDQKARLAAHADNVLNVSGMVFAAAVFTGVLQGTGMVDHMARWMVDVIPEGMGPHMALVTGVLSLPLTYFMSNDGFYFGVLPVLAEAGAAHGVTPLEMARASLVGQPLHMSSPLVPAVYVLVGMAKVEFGDHTKFVVKWAALTCLIILAAGILFGII; translated from the coding sequence ATGCTGACCATCCTTGGCTTCGCCATGATCGCGACCTTCCTGGTCCTGATCATGATGAAGAAGATGTCGCCGATCGCGGCGCTCGTGCTGATTCCGGCACTGTTCTGCGTCTTCGTCGGGAAGGGCGCCAAGCTAGGTGACTACGTCCTCGACGGCGTCACCGACCTCGCCCCCACCGCGGCGATGCTCATGTTCGCGATCGTCTACTTCGGTGTGATGATCGATGTCGGCCTCTTCGACCCGATCGTTCGGGGAATCCTGAAGTTCTGCAAGGCCGACCCGATGCGGATCGTGGTCGGCACGGCGATCCTCGCCGCGATCGTCTCGCTCGACGGTGACGGCTCGACCACCTTCATGATCACCGTCTCGGCGATGTACCCGCTGTACAAGCGCCTGAAGATGAGCCTGGTCGTGATGACCGGTGTCGCCGCGATGGCCAACGGCGTGATGAACACGCTGCCGTGGGGCGGCCCGACCGCCCGCGCCGCCACCGCGCTCAAGCTCGACGCCAGCGACATCTTCGTCCCGATGATCCCGGCCCTCGCCGTCGGTCTCGTGGCCGTCTTCGTCCTCTCGTACTTCCTCGGCCTGCGCGAGCGCAAGCGCCTGGGTGTCCTCACGCTGGACCAGGTCCTGGTCGAGGACAAGGCCGAGGAGAAGGAGACCGAGACGGTTCTCGTCGGCGCCGGGTCCGGGTCCGGTTCCGGTGCCTCCGGTACGGGCAAGGCCACCGGCGGCGCCGGCTCCGGCACGGACGCCGGGGACGACGACGAGGAGGGCGACGCGGAGCGCTTCCAGGTCCTCGACCCGAACCGGCCCACGCTGCGTCCCAAGCTGTACTGGTTCAACGCGCTGCTCACGGGCGCCCTGCTCACCGCCATGATCATGGAGTGGCTGCCGATCCCGGTGCTGTTCCTGCTCGGCGCCGCGCTCGCCCTGACGGTCAACTTCCCGCACATCCCCGACCAGAAGGCCCGCCTCGCTGCACACGCCGACAACGTCCTCAACGTCTCGGGCATGGTCTTCGCCGCCGCCGTCTTCACCGGCGTCCTCCAGGGCACCGGGATGGTGGACCACATGGCCAGGTGGATGGTGGACGTCATCCCCGAGGGCATGGGCCCGCACATGGCCCTGGTCACCGGTGTCCTGAGCCTCCCGCTCACCTACTTCATGTCGAACGACGGCTTCTACTTCGGCGTCCTGCCGGTCCTCGCCGAGGCCGGCGCGGCGCACGGCGTCACCCCGCTGGAGATGGCCCGCGCCTCCCTGGTCGGCCAGCCGCTGCACATGTCGAGCCCGCTCGTCCCGGCCGTGTACGTCCTGGTCGGCATGGCCAAGGTGGAGTTCGGCGACCACACCAAGTTCGTGGTGAAGTGGGCGGCGCTCACCTGCCTCATCATCCTCGCGGCGGGAATCCTCTTCGGAATCATCTGA
- a CDS encoding ArsR/SmtB family transcription factor, with product MLGPMTTRDPQALQLARLAGLIADETRAACLLALLDGRAWTAGELARHAGVAASTLSEHLGKLVAGGLLTEERQGRHRYVRLADARVAQLVEDLAAQVGPAADRRPRTLRESSAGSAMARGRTCYDHLAGRLGIAVTDALTSRGLLRQDTGFALTDAGLGWFGSAGIRLESTGRRPLARACLDWTERRPHLAGVAGAALCRHALDAGWCVRIGSERAVKVTDSGERVLFELLGIESSALR from the coding sequence ATGCTGGGACCCATGACCACCAGGGACCCCCAGGCACTGCAGCTGGCCCGCCTCGCCGGACTCATCGCCGACGAGACCCGGGCGGCCTGTCTGCTGGCGCTGCTCGACGGGCGGGCGTGGACCGCCGGTGAGCTGGCCCGGCACGCCGGGGTCGCCGCGTCGACGTTGAGCGAGCATCTGGGCAAGCTCGTCGCGGGCGGGCTGCTCACCGAGGAGCGGCAGGGGCGGCACCGGTACGTGCGGCTGGCCGACGCACGGGTCGCCCAGCTGGTGGAGGACCTGGCCGCGCAGGTCGGCCCGGCGGCGGACCGGCGTCCGCGGACCCTGCGGGAGTCCAGCGCGGGCTCGGCGATGGCCCGCGGCCGCACCTGCTACGACCATCTCGCCGGGCGGCTCGGCATCGCCGTCACCGACGCGCTGACCTCGCGCGGGCTGCTGCGGCAGGACACCGGCTTCGCGCTGACCGACGCCGGCCTCGGCTGGTTCGGCTCCGCCGGCATCCGCCTCGAGAGCACCGGCCGCCGTCCGCTGGCCCGCGCCTGCCTCGACTGGACCGAACGCCGGCCCCATCTCGCGGGGGTCGCGGGTGCGGCACTGTGCCGGCACGCGCTGGATGCCGGGTGGTGCGTACGGATCGGTTCGGAGCGGGCCGTGAAGGTCACGGACAGCGGCGAGCGAGTGCTGTTCGAGCTGCTCGGCATCGAGTCGTCGGCGCTGCGCTGA
- a CDS encoding MFS transporter has protein sequence MDTAPSAQPLTPTAPAAGNRRRVATAAALASAVEWYDYFVFGIAAALVLGDLYFPAGSPTAGVLASFATFAVGFLARPIGGIVAGQLGDKRGRKPMLVLALTLMGLATTGIGLLPTYDTIGVAAPILLVLFRVLQGIAVGAQWGGAMLMATEYAPEGKRGIYGSFVQLGVPIGVVTANTVFLLAGAFTTDSEFAAWAWRVPFLVGLFVLVLAWYIHTRVEETPEFRDAEKKLAEKEKGEQSSPLRTILRDHLGTVLLAGGSFAVNTATFYIIITGVLDYTTRELGMKKSAVLTVSLCISLTQLVLIPAAAALSDKFGRIRIYAIGAAGIALWAIPLFLLIDTGSLLWLAVGTFVASCFLSIMYGPQAALFAELFTPEMRYTGASLGYQIAAVLGGGLAPFIMVLLLEATGTSMAVSGYIIFLSVIALLSIKVLADRARSR, from the coding sequence ATGGACACGGCACCTTCCGCCCAGCCGCTCACCCCTACCGCGCCCGCCGCCGGCAACCGCCGCCGCGTCGCCACCGCCGCCGCTCTCGCGTCAGCCGTGGAGTGGTACGACTACTTCGTCTTCGGTATCGCAGCCGCTCTCGTTCTCGGCGACCTGTACTTCCCGGCGGGCAGCCCCACCGCCGGTGTGCTCGCCTCCTTCGCGACCTTCGCCGTCGGCTTCCTGGCCCGGCCCATCGGCGGCATCGTCGCGGGCCAGCTGGGCGACAAGCGCGGCCGCAAGCCGATGCTGGTCCTCGCGCTCACCCTGATGGGCCTCGCCACCACCGGCATCGGCCTGCTCCCGACCTACGACACGATCGGCGTCGCCGCCCCGATCCTGCTGGTCCTCTTCCGCGTGCTGCAGGGCATCGCCGTCGGCGCCCAGTGGGGCGGCGCGATGCTGATGGCCACCGAGTACGCCCCCGAGGGCAAGCGCGGCATCTACGGCAGCTTCGTCCAGCTCGGCGTGCCCATCGGCGTGGTGACCGCCAACACGGTGTTCCTGCTGGCCGGCGCGTTCACCACCGACTCCGAGTTCGCGGCCTGGGCCTGGCGTGTGCCGTTCCTCGTCGGCCTGTTCGTCCTCGTTCTCGCCTGGTACATCCACACGCGCGTCGAGGAGACCCCTGAATTCCGGGACGCGGAGAAGAAGCTGGCCGAGAAGGAGAAGGGCGAGCAGTCATCTCCGTTGCGGACGATCCTGCGCGACCACCTCGGTACGGTGCTCCTCGCCGGAGGCTCCTTCGCCGTGAACACGGCGACCTTCTACATCATCATCACCGGCGTGCTCGACTACACGACCCGCGAACTCGGTATGAAGAAGAGCGCCGTCCTCACGGTCTCGCTCTGCATCAGCCTCACCCAGCTGGTGCTGATCCCGGCCGCCGCCGCGCTCTCCGACAAGTTCGGCCGCATCCGTATCTACGCGATCGGCGCGGCCGGCATCGCGCTGTGGGCCATACCACTGTTCCTGCTGATCGACACCGGCTCACTGCTGTGGCTGGCCGTCGGCACATTCGTCGCCAGCTGTTTCCTCAGCATCATGTACGGCCCCCAGGCGGCCCTGTTCGCCGAGCTGTTCACGCCCGAGATGCGCTACACGGGCGCCTCCCTCGGCTACCAGATCGCGGCGGTGCTCGGCGGCGGCCTCGCCCCGTTCATCATGGTGCTGCTGCTGGAGGCCACGGGCACCTCGATGGCGGTCTCGGGCTACATCATCTTCCTCTCGGTGATCGCCCTGCTGTCCATCAAGGTCCTTGCGGACAGGGCGCGTTCACGCTGA
- a CDS encoding DMT family transporter, which yields MVNVPLAHSARRPELLAAGAATVTVVMWASAFVSIRSAGAEYSPGALALGRLLVGALVLGVVCLVRREGLPPRAAWPGIAISGLLWFGFYSVVLNWGEQQVDAGTAALVVNMGPILIALLGTRLLGDPMPPRLLAGMAVSFAGAVTVGLSMSGGGGSSVLGVVLCLLAALGYAGGAVAQKPALGHASALQVTTFGCLVGAVLCLPFSGQLIADAADASLSATLNMVYLGVFSLALAFTTWAYALARTTASRMGATTYAVPALVVLMSWLTLGEVPGLLTLAGGVLCLAGVAVSRSRKRATRVVAASPRPEQTRESA from the coding sequence ATGGTGAACGTCCCCCTTGCACACTCCGCCCGCCGACCCGAGCTGCTGGCGGCCGGTGCCGCCACCGTCACCGTCGTGATGTGGGCCTCGGCCTTCGTCTCCATCCGCAGCGCGGGTGCGGAGTACTCGCCGGGCGCGCTGGCGCTCGGGCGGCTGCTCGTCGGTGCCCTGGTGCTCGGGGTCGTGTGTCTCGTCCGGCGGGAGGGGCTGCCCCCTCGCGCGGCCTGGCCCGGGATCGCGATATCGGGGCTGCTCTGGTTCGGCTTCTACAGCGTCGTGCTGAACTGGGGCGAGCAGCAGGTGGACGCCGGTACGGCCGCTCTGGTCGTGAACATGGGGCCCATCCTGATCGCTCTGCTCGGCACCCGGCTGCTCGGTGATCCGATGCCGCCGCGGCTGCTGGCCGGGATGGCGGTGTCGTTCGCCGGTGCGGTGACCGTGGGGCTGTCGATGTCGGGCGGAGGCGGCTCCTCGGTGCTCGGCGTGGTGCTGTGCCTGCTCGCCGCGCTCGGGTACGCGGGCGGCGCTGTGGCGCAGAAGCCGGCGCTCGGCCATGCCAGCGCGCTCCAGGTGACGACGTTCGGCTGCCTCGTCGGCGCGGTCCTCTGCCTGCCCTTCAGCGGGCAGCTCATCGCCGACGCCGCCGATGCCTCCCTGTCGGCGACGCTCAACATGGTCTATCTGGGCGTCTTCTCGCTGGCGCTGGCCTTCACGACGTGGGCGTACGCCCTGGCCCGTACGACGGCCAGCCGCATGGGCGCGACCACGTACGCGGTGCCCGCGCTGGTCGTGCTGATGTCCTGGCTGACGCTGGGCGAGGTGCCGGGGCTGCTCACGCTGGCCGGCGGGGTGCTGTGCCTGGCGGGTGTCGCCGTGTCCCGCTCCCGGAAGCGGGCCACTCGGGTCGTGGCAGCTTCGCCGCGACCCGAGCAGACCCGGGAGTCAGCGTGA
- a CDS encoding DUF3574 domain-containing protein: MNLQLTRTRTALAVSGLLLAVGAPTAYATLDDEAASAPSRGDSYVETQLFFGTARPDGGPAVTDRQFMAFVDKEVTPDFPDGLTLQSGRGQWRDASGAIEKERSYELVLLYPVDRAAANDRKIEEIRRAYGKQFGQEAVARVDDRARVDF; encoded by the coding sequence ATGAACCTGCAACTCACCCGAACCAGGACCGCCTTGGCGGTGTCCGGTCTGCTGCTGGCCGTCGGCGCGCCCACGGCGTACGCCACCCTCGACGACGAAGCCGCCTCGGCGCCGTCGCGGGGGGACTCGTACGTCGAGACGCAGCTCTTCTTCGGCACCGCGCGCCCCGACGGCGGCCCGGCCGTCACCGACCGGCAGTTCATGGCCTTCGTCGACAAGGAGGTCACGCCGGACTTCCCGGACGGCCTGACCCTGCAGAGCGGGCGCGGGCAGTGGCGGGACGCGAGCGGGGCGATCGAGAAGGAGCGGTCGTACGAACTGGTCCTCCTGTACCCGGTCGACCGGGCCGCCGCGAACGACCGGAAGATCGAGGAGATCCGCCGGGCGTACGGGAAGCAGTTCGGCCAGGAGGCCGTGGCTAGGGTGGACGACAGGGCCAGGGTGGACTTCTGA
- a CDS encoding aldehyde dehydrogenase family protein: MKAHDGMYIDGEWRPAAGPDTIDVVNPADEQVIGQVPAGTAADVDTAVRAARAALPAWAATPPAERAARLTALRDALEARKDEIAETVTAELGSPLKLSQSVHTGLPIAVAGGYAELAATYAFEEKVGNSTVHHEPIGVVGAITPWNYPLHQIVAKVAPALAAGCTVVLKPAEDTPLVAQLFAEAAHEAGVPAGVFNLVTGRGPVAGQALAEHPGVDLVSFTGSTAVGRQIAAVAGAAIKKVALELGGKSANVILPSADLAKAVNVGVANVMSNSGQTCSAWTRMLVHRDQYDEAVELATAAAAKYGERIGPVVNAKQQERVRGYIEKGVAEGARLVAGGPESPREQGYFVSPTVFADVTPQMTIAQEEIFGPVLSVLRYEDEEDALRIANGTVYGLAGAVWAGDEAEAVAFARRMDTGQVDINGGRFNPLAPFGGYKQSGVGRELGSHGLAEYLQTKSLQF; encoded by the coding sequence ATGAAGGCGCACGACGGCATGTACATCGACGGCGAGTGGCGCCCCGCCGCCGGCCCGGACACCATCGACGTCGTGAACCCGGCCGACGAGCAGGTCATCGGCCAGGTCCCGGCCGGTACGGCCGCCGACGTCGACACCGCCGTACGGGCCGCACGTGCCGCCCTTCCGGCCTGGGCCGCCACCCCGCCCGCGGAACGGGCCGCCCGGCTCACCGCCCTGCGGGACGCCCTGGAGGCACGCAAGGACGAGATCGCCGAGACGGTCACCGCCGAGCTCGGCTCGCCCCTGAAGCTCTCGCAGTCGGTGCACACGGGTCTGCCGATCGCGGTCGCGGGCGGCTACGCCGAGCTCGCGGCGACGTACGCCTTCGAGGAGAAGGTCGGCAACTCCACCGTCCACCACGAGCCCATCGGCGTGGTCGGCGCGATCACGCCCTGGAACTACCCGCTCCACCAGATCGTCGCCAAGGTCGCCCCGGCGCTGGCCGCCGGCTGCACGGTCGTGCTGAAGCCCGCCGAGGACACCCCGCTGGTCGCCCAGCTCTTCGCCGAGGCGGCGCACGAGGCCGGCGTACCCGCGGGCGTCTTCAACCTGGTCACCGGCCGCGGACCGGTCGCGGGCCAGGCGCTCGCCGAGCACCCGGGCGTCGACCTGGTCTCCTTCACCGGCTCGACCGCCGTCGGCCGGCAGATCGCCGCGGTCGCCGGCGCGGCGATCAAGAAGGTCGCCCTGGAGCTGGGCGGCAAGTCCGCCAACGTCATCCTGCCGAGCGCCGACCTGGCCAAGGCGGTCAACGTCGGCGTCGCCAACGTCATGTCCAACTCCGGGCAGACGTGCAGCGCCTGGACGCGGATGCTGGTGCACCGGGACCAGTACGACGAGGCCGTCGAGCTGGCCACGGCCGCCGCCGCGAAGTACGGCGAGCGCATCGGCCCGGTGGTGAACGCCAAGCAGCAGGAGCGGGTGCGCGGTTACATCGAGAAGGGTGTGGCAGAGGGCGCGCGACTGGTGGCCGGAGGACCCGAATCCCCGCGCGAACAGGGCTACTTCGTGTCCCCGACCGTCTTCGCCGACGTGACCCCGCAGATGACGATCGCCCAGGAGGAGATCTTCGGCCCGGTCCTGTCCGTCCTGCGCTACGAGGACGAGGAGGACGCCCTGCGCATCGCCAACGGCACGGTCTACGGCCTCGCCGGCGCGGTCTGGGCGGGGGACGAGGCGGAGGCGGTGGCCTTCGCCCGCCGTATGGACACAGGGCAGGTCGACATCAACGGCGGCCGCTTCAACCCGCTCGCCCCCTTCGGCGGCTACAAGCAGTCCGGCGTCGGCCGCGAGCTCGGCTCGCACGGTCTCGCCGAGTACCTCCAGACCAAGTCCCTGCAGTTCTGA
- a CDS encoding ABC transporter ATP-binding protein — MTRAISLHHVSKSYTRGLRVVDRLSLDIEPGEFLVLLGPSGCGKSTVLRMIAGLEEIDEGELLLDGEWSNDLLPADRHMAMVFQNFALYPSMTSRDNIGFPLRIESPGEDPRPRVDATARMLGIEDLLDRFPAQLSGGERQRVAMGRAIARHPTAFLMDEPLSNLDAKLRNHLRAEISALTRKLGVTTVYVTHDQAEAMSLGDRVAVLRGGVLQQVGTPRAVYALPRNVFVAAFIGTPRINLLRGLVRAPLDGAMTISLGKQYLRLPEPLSLDHQLLRVQQGREVIVGLRSEAVRIASPATARPGEVHITGLVEHVEFQGHEVLVHFNTGSQSAVVPDLEAPRPVPPVRRRRRDAGTVLDRLRSRAGALRAGPVVTLEHPADAAPDAAPPEGRLPGDLIVRTTPDIDLRHGMQVPLLVDIAHLFVFDQHGERICPAPARLPDLDE, encoded by the coding sequence ATGACACGCGCCATATCCCTGCACCACGTGAGCAAGTCGTACACGCGAGGCCTCCGGGTCGTTGACCGGCTCTCGCTGGACATCGAGCCCGGCGAGTTCCTCGTCCTCCTCGGGCCCTCCGGCTGTGGCAAGTCCACCGTGCTGCGGATGATCGCCGGCCTGGAGGAGATCGACGAGGGCGAGCTGCTGCTGGACGGCGAGTGGTCCAACGACCTGCTGCCCGCCGACCGGCACATGGCGATGGTCTTCCAGAACTTCGCCCTCTACCCGAGCATGACCAGCCGCGACAACATCGGTTTCCCGCTGCGCATCGAGTCGCCCGGCGAGGACCCCCGCCCGCGGGTGGACGCCACCGCCCGCATGCTGGGCATCGAGGACCTCCTCGACCGCTTCCCCGCCCAGCTCTCCGGCGGCGAACGCCAGCGTGTCGCCATGGGCCGGGCGATCGCCCGTCACCCCACGGCCTTCCTGATGGACGAGCCGCTGTCCAACCTCGACGCCAAGCTGCGCAACCACCTGCGCGCCGAAATCTCCGCCCTCACCCGGAAGTTGGGCGTCACCACGGTGTACGTCACCCACGACCAGGCCGAGGCGATGTCGCTCGGCGACCGGGTGGCCGTCCTGCGCGGCGGCGTCCTCCAGCAGGTCGGCACCCCGCGTGCGGTGTACGCCCTGCCTCGCAACGTCTTCGTCGCCGCCTTCATCGGCACCCCGCGCATCAACCTCCTGCGCGGCCTCGTACGCGCCCCGCTGGACGGCGCGATGACCATCAGCCTCGGCAAGCAGTACCTCCGGCTGCCCGAACCCCTGTCCCTGGACCACCAGTTGCTCCGCGTCCAGCAGGGCCGCGAGGTGATCGTGGGCCTGCGCTCGGAGGCGGTGCGGATCGCCTCGCCCGCGACCGCCCGCCCCGGCGAGGTGCACATCACCGGCCTCGTCGAGCACGTGGAGTTCCAGGGCCACGAGGTCCTCGTCCACTTCAACACCGGCTCCCAGTCGGCCGTCGTACCGGACCTGGAGGCGCCGCGCCCCGTCCCGCCGGTCCGGCGCCGCCGCCGGGACGCCGGCACGGTGCTGGACCGGCTCCGCAGCCGGGCGGGCGCGTTGCGCGCCGGGCCGGTGGTGACGCTGGAGCATCCGGCCGACGCCGCTCCCGACGCGGCGCCGCCCGAGGGCCGGCTCCCCGGGGACCTCATCGTGCGCACCACGCCCGACATCGACCTGCGGCACGGCATGCAGGTTCCGCTCCTGGTCGACATCGCCCACCTGTTCGTCTTCGACCAGCACGGCGAACGTATTTGTCCCGCCCCGGCGCGGCTTCCGGATCTGGATGAATGA